One window from the genome of Bacillota bacterium encodes:
- a CDS encoding ribonuclease H-like YkuK family protein, translated as MDFISPSKGKMSFDETFQDIMGYVHDVPDAAYKLIIGTDSQLSEDTCFVSAIIIHRVGKGARYYYSREHAKVGKSLRQRMFYEASKSLSLASQLADRLAENGHSEVNVEIHLDVGENGQTKELIRDIVGMITGTGFAARIKPDSYGASKVADKHTK; from the coding sequence GTGGACTTTATAAGCCCGTCCAAGGGCAAGATGAGTTTCGATGAAACATTCCAGGACATCATGGGGTACGTGCATGACGTCCCTGATGCTGCGTACAAGCTGATCATCGGCACTGACTCCCAGCTGTCTGAAGATACATGCTTCGTCAGTGCGATTATCATACACAGGGTGGGCAAGGGCGCACGCTACTACTACTCCAGGGAGCACGCAAAGGTGGGCAAAAGCCTCAGGCAGAGAATGTTCTACGAAGCATCCAAGAGCTTGAGCCTCGCAAGTCAGTTGGCGGACAGGCTTGCAGAGAACGGCCATTCAGAGGTGAACGTCGAGATCCACCTGGACGTGGGAGAGAACGGGCAGACCAAGGAACTCATCCGGGATATAGTGGGCATGATTACCGGCACGGGTTTCGCCGCGCGAATCAAGCCTGACTCCTATGGGGCGTCCAAGGTGGCCGACAAGCACACCAAATAG